ggtgtctgtgagtgtgagagaaagaatgcgtgtgtgtctgtgtgtgcgagagaaagagtgtgtatctgtgtgtgcgagagaaagattgtctgtgtgtgtgtgcgagagaaagagtgtgtgtgtgagagagagtgagtgtatgtgcctgtgtgtgcaagagagtgtctctgtgtgtgcgagagagtgtgtgctgtgtctgtgtgtgcgagagagagtgtgtgatgtctgtgtgtgcgagagagtgtctctgtgtgcgagagagagtgtgatgtgtctgtgtgtgcagagagagagtgtgtctgtgtgtgcagagagagagtgtgtctgtgtgtgcagagagagagagggtatgtctgtgtgtgagagagagtgtgtatctgtgcgtgcgagagaaagtgtgtgtgtgtgtgtgtgtgtgtgtgtgtgtgtgtgagagagtgagtatatgtgcctgtgtgtgcaagagagagagtgtgatgtctgtgtgtgcgaaagagagtgtgtctgtgtgtgcgagagagagtgtgtctgtgtgtatgtgtgggacagtgtgtgtgtctatgtgtgggagaggggaagagtgtgtctgtgcggggcagagagagacagagagagagtgtgtgtctgtgtgtgcgagagagagagagggtgtgtgtgtctgtgtgagggacagtgtgtgtgtctatgtgtgggagagggaaagagtgtgtctgtgcggggcagagagagagtgtgtgtgtgtgtgtatgtgagtgagtgagtgtgtgtgagagagagagattgtctaTTTGTAGGGTGAAGActgtgtgtgtcggagagagagagaaaaagataggtcaatgtgtgagagggggggagttttgttttcctttattcattcacgggatgagggcatcactgaccaagcAGGATTTATTGCACAGAGGGCTGtgcagagtcaaccactttgctgtgggtctggagtcacatgtaggcccaaccaggtaaggatgacagtttccttccctcaaggacattagtgacccagatgacCCCCTGACAAtctgcaatggattcatggccatcattagattcttaaacccagatattttattgaattcaaattccaccatctgctgtggcgggattcgaacgaatgcccagaatgttatctggttgaggttgacttgctcactgagctggtaagTTTGCTTGCAAATGTTTCCTCACCATACAGTATGTCATgctgtaacatcatcagtgcatctctggtgaagcaccagtgttctgtcccacttgctatTTATGTGTCTCAGTTTActggtgtgggtggtgtcacttcCCAATTTGTTTTTCTAGATTAGTGGTAATACTatcaggccattgcctccccttctcatgaaagtgagtgtgtgtgcgtgagagagtggatTAGAATTGGGTTTATTGTCATCTGCTCACAGGAGTGCTGTGCAATGTTTATAAAGTCACTGCTTAAGGCCCATCTTATGTACAAAGGTGCCAAGGTCCAGAACCtgaggaataaattagaaaaatgaagaaatacaaAGCTCAGCATTACAGTCATTCAAATGTTCTGTGTGTGGAATTCAGTGCATGTTTTAATTGTGCAACAGACATTAGTGACTTCAGCAAAAGTGCTCTTAAACAAGCAGCCTATTCTCTGTCACCCGGTTATTGCCCATGTCCAGGTCAGATTCAGTCCCAGCCTGCAGCTACCCCTGTGCCGagaccaccccaccaccccccctgcCCAGGACATTTCAATTTGTTACTGCTGCAAAAAGGAACTTTTGCTTTTAAAAGTAAGGGAAAGAATCTCTAATCCCTGACCTGAACAATAAACCAAAAGTGACAGACAATCTCAACAGTGCATATCCCTCAGCATACAACAATTAGCTTCAAGTCCCAACTGTTCCAGAGCTGTGCAATAATgcctctgaacaggttaatttgaaaatatCTGCAGCAATTAGCTTCGGGCTGACAGTTCAGCTGTGTTTACTTCGCTGCATTTGGAGTTGGTGGTCTAAAGTGGGGACAGTTTCATGTCAGCAAGCACAATAATTTGTCGTACATGCAGCATGACATACTGTAAGCAGGACCGTGAGTGAATGTTAGACTAAGGcagtcccctctctcttccccagagaaggaaactgcagttgAGTCCAGAGCAGGCCAGTGAGTTCTACGCTGTTCACAGCGGGAAAATGTTCTATCCCAGCCTGACAGCACACCTCTGCTCTGGCCCTTTGGTTGCAATGATACTGGCCCGACACTCTGCAATCAAACGGTGGAATGAGCTGCTTGGACCCATCGACAGTGAGAAAGCAAAGGAAACGCATCCCAAAAGGTCAGGGATCTCGAAGGGGCTGGAACTGTCCTGAGCAGAGGCAGCTGGTGAAGGGAGAACACAGCGGGAGAGTACAGAGGGCGTCCTGACACCCAGAATGGGCTGATATTTAGCAGGATGTCAGGGTGTTTAGGAGGGGAGCAGTATTTGGCAAGTTTGGGTATTTGGGTGGAAGACAGTATTTGGCAAGTTTGGGTATTTGGGTGGGACAGTGCTTGTTGAGTTGGGTAGTAAGGTAGGGGACAGTATTTGGTGAGTCGGTGTATTTAGGAGGGGGACAGTATTTGGCAGGGCGTCGGTGTATTTAGGAGGGGGACAATATTTGACAGGGCGTTGGGGTATTTAGGAGGGGGACAGTATTTGGTGAGTCGGGGTATTTAGGAGGGGGACAGTATTTGGCAGGGTGTCGGTGTATTTAGGAGGGAGACAGTATTTGGCAGGGTGTCGGTGTATTTAGGAGGGGGACAGTATTTGGCAGGGTGTCGGGGTATTTACGAGGGGGACAGTATTTGGCAGGGCGTCGGTGTATTTAGGAGGGGGACAATATTTGACAGGGCGTTGGGGTATTTAGGAGGGGGACAGTATTTGGTGAGTCGGGGTATTTAGGAGGGGGACAGTATTTGGCAGGGCGTCGGTGTATTTAGGAGGGGGACAATATTTGACAGGGCGTTGGGGTATTTAGGAGGGGGACAGTATTTGGTGAGTCGGGGTATTTAGGAGGGGGACAGTATTTGGCAGGGTGTCGGTGTATTTAGGAGGGAGACAGTATTTGGCAGGGCGTCGGTGTATTTAGGAGGGGGACAATATTTGACAGGGCGTCGGAGTATTTAGGAGGGGGACAGTGTTTGACAGGGCGTCGGGGTATTTAGGAGGGGGACAGTATTTGACAGGGCGTTGGGGTATTTAGGAGGGGACAGTATTTGGCAGGGTGTCGGTGTATTTAGGAGGGGGACAGTATTTGGCAGGGTGTCGGGGTATTTAGGAGGGGGACAGTATTTGACAGGGTGTCGGGGTATTTAGGAGGGGGACAGTATTTGACAGGGTGTCGGTGTATTTAGGAGGGGGACAGTATTTGACAGGGTGTCGGGGTATTTAGGAGGGGGACAGTATTTGGCAGGGTGTCGGGGTATTTAGGAGGGGGACAGTATTTGACAGGGTGTCGGGGTATTTAGGAGGGGGACAGTATTTGACAGGGTGTCGGTGTATTTAGGAGGGGGACAGTATTTGACAGGGTGTCGGGGTATTTAGGAGGGGGACAGTATTTGACAGGGTGTCGGGGTATTTAGGAGGGGGACAGTATTTGGCAGGGTGTCGGGGTATTTAGGAGGGGGACAGTATTTGGCAGGGTGTCGGTGTATTTAGGAGGGGGACAGTATTTgatagggtgtgggggtatgTAGGAGGGGGACAGTATTTGACAGGGTGTAGGTGTATTTAGGACGGGGACAGTATTTGGCAGGGTGTCGGGGTATTTAGGAGGGGGACAGTATTTGATAGGATGTGGGGGTATTTAAGAGGGGGACAGTATTTGACAGGGTGTAGGGGTATTTAGGAGGGGGACAGTATTTGACAGGGTGTTGGGGTATTTAGGAGGAGGACAGTATTTGACAGGGTGTCGGGGTATTTTGGAGGGGACAGTATTTGACAGGGTGTCGGGGTATTTAGGAGGGGGACAGTATTTGATAGGGTGTCGGGGTATTTCGGAGGGGGACAGTATTTGACAGGGTGTCGGGGTATTTAGGACGGGGACAGTATTTGACAGGGTGTCGGGGTATTTAGGAGGGGGACAGTATTTGGCAGGGTGTCGGGGTATTTAGGAGGGGGACAGTATTTGGCAGGGTGCCGGTGTATTTAGGAGGGGGACAGTATTTgatagggtgtgggggtatgTAGGAGGGGGACAGTATTTGACAGGGTGTCAGTGTATTTAGGACGGGGACAGTATTTGGCAGGGTGTCGGGGTATTTAGGAGGGGGACAGTATTTGATAGGATGTGGGGGTATTTAGGAGGGGGACAGTATTTGACAGGGTGTCGGTGTATTTAGGAGGGGGACAGTATTTGGCAGGGTGTCGGTGTATTTAGGAGGGGGACAGTATTTGACAGGGTGTCGGGGTATTTAGGAGGGGGACAGTATTTGACAGGGTGTCGGGGTATTTAGGAGGGGGACAGTATTTGACAGGGTGTCGGGGTATTTAGGAGGGGAACAGTATTTGGCAGGGTGTCGGGGTATTTAGGAGGGGGACAGTATTTGACAGGGTGTCGGTGTATTTAGGAGGGGGACAGTATTTGGTGGGGTATTTAGGAGGCAATGGTATCTGGCGGGTCAGTGTatttgggtgggggggaagacagTATTTGGCAGGGCTGTGTTGAAATACAGAACCATGGGTCAGTTTCCTTGTGATGCTGTCTCGGGGTTTTAGTATGAAGAGAAAATGAATGAAGATTATTTTGGTTAATGACACTCTTTAGTAATGAATTACTGCTTCTAGTTTAAGGGCAATCTATGGAACCAATAAAATTAAGAATGCCTTGCACGGCAGTGGCTGTTTCAACACAGCAGAAAGGGAGATTAACTTCATGTTCCCAAATGGTGAGTTCTTGCAGAGTAAATCATTCTTTATTTCTGTGTTAATCTGATGGAGGTTGTGCTGTGATCCAAGTCACTGCTCTCTCTGTATCTTCCCAGATCCCATAGCTCCCATTCACCACGGAGAACCTGAGCAGGGACAGGCCTGTActgggaacaggaggaggcctttcagcccctcatgtctgATAACACAGGAGCAAGAGTTGGCTATTTAGCCCGTGTCAAGCCTATTACATAGgtggaggccactcagcccttcagtGAGACTATCCCAGTTATTGATGTCAATGCTGCTGCGCTTGAAGGAGAGTTTCCATCTGTCTTTGTCCTGGAAAGCTGGACATTTGTGAGCTGAGAAAACAGGAGCATGAGAGGGTTCCAGCCATGGGGACAGTGTCCATTCCATCAGAGGTGGAACCACTCCAGTCTGTTCAAGATGCATTCCTGAAACATACGCGTAGAGTCACTGGATAAGGAGCAGGAATCTTCATTTATTCCCTTCTCTATATTGCAACATCATTGAGAGAGAGTATACTGTCATAGAGtcgtactgcatggaaacagactgttcagccCAACCCATCCATCCCCACCAGATTCCTaagttaatctggtcccatttggcaacatttggtctctatccctctaaacccttcctattcatgtacccatccagatgccttttaaatattgtaactgtaccagtctccaccacttcctctggcagcttgttccttacacgtaccaccctctgtgtgaaaacgttacccctcaggtccgttttaaatctttcccctctcaccttaaacctgcgcccctctagatttggactcccccaccctgggggaaagaccttgtctattcaccctatccatgctcctcatgattttataaacctctatcaggtcacccctcagcctctgacgctccagggaaaatagccccagcctattcagactctccctgtagcacaaaccctccaaccccagcaacatcctcgtaaatattttctgaaccctttcaagtttcacaccatccttcctgtagcagggagaccggaacagaacacagtattccaatgtctaaccaatgtcccgtacagccacaacatgaccaactcctacattcaatgcactgaccaatcaagGCAATGGTACCGATTGAGACATTTCTGCCAGAGCTCTGAGCTCGCTGCTCACAGACCCAGGGAATAAACTACCAGTGATTACTTTCATCCTGGTCACTATCAGATTCCTCCATTTGGATCCACCATTGACAGGGTGTAAGGAATCAGGTCACAGACCAGGCATGGAGGAgtttcgatgggctgaatggcccactcatGCCTGCTCCTTGTATTGTGTGCCCTGGCTGGTCTGTACTAACCCCAATGCACCACAGTCGCTATCCACCCCCTCCAAACTCTGGGAAGAGTGTGGCCAGCTGGTAAAGTGTAGATTTGGATTGTGATATGGTTCTCCCTCTAGGAACCGTTGCTGGACATTACCTTGTCCTTTTAGCATCTGATCAGCCTCCACCTTTCTGTCTGCCCAACAGTCACCATTGAGCCCTTTCCTGCTGGCCAAGCTGCTGAAGATTACCTCAGCAAGTACGTCAACCCCACCCTGCTGACCGGCCTCACGCAGCTGTGCAAGGAGAAACCCTCCAGGCCCATTGTAAGTACCTGTCTTTTACTGGGGGGGGTGACTAGGGGACATGGGGGTATAGTGGGTGTGGGGGGCTTGGGAAAGTGGGggcgtggggggtgggggcatgaAGATAGAGTGGGTGTGGCGGGCTTGTGGGCATGGGATGTAGGGGGCATGGGAATAATGTGGTGGTGTAGGGGGCATGGGGATAGAGTGGGCATGGGGAGGAATGGGATAGTGTGGCCATGTGGGGTGGGGGTATGGAGATAGTGTCAGGGGGGTAGGGGGtatggggatagtgtgggggTCTAGGGGATAGGTGGATAGTGTGGGGGGTAGCGGGTTAGTGGGGGGTGTAGGAAGTATGGGGATAGTGGGAGAGTAGAGGATCATGTGGTGGGGTATGGGGGATATTGGGGAGTGTATGGGGATGGTGTAGGGGGTATTGggattgtgtgggtgtgtggggggaagTGTGGGGTGGGTAGGGGATATGGGGATAGTGGGGTGGTATGGGGATAAtgggggttatggggatagtggAGAGCTGTGTGGGGATAGTGGGGGGCGTAGGGGGATAGTGGGGTGTATGGGGATTGTCGGGGGGTGAGGGATAGTG
The genomic region above belongs to Stegostoma tigrinum isolate sSteTig4 chromosome 34, sSteTig4.hap1, whole genome shotgun sequence and contains:
- the LOC132206219 gene encoding nucleoside diphosphate kinase homolog 5-like isoform X1, which gives rise to MCERGGVLFSFIHSRDEGITDQAGFIAQRAVQSQPLCCGSGVTCRPNQRRKLQLSPEQASEFYAVHSGKMFYPSLTAHLCSGPLVAMILARHSAIKRWNELLGPIDSEKAKETHPKSLRAIYGTNKIKNALHGSGCFNTAEREINFMFPNVTIEPFPAGQAAEDYLSKYVNPTLLTGLTQLCKEKPSRPIKWLADWLLQHNPNGPAVNEGEVKEPEACVF
- the LOC132206219 gene encoding nucleoside diphosphate kinase homolog 5-like isoform X2, with the protein product MSNVRIFVECTLAIIKPDAVDKETEIEEIILRAGFSILQRRKLQLSPEQASEFYAVHSGKMFYPSLTAHLCSGPLVAMILARHSAIKRWNELLGPIDSEKAKETHPKSLRAIYGTNKIKNALHGSGCFNTAEREINFMFPNVTIEPFPAGQAAEDYLSKYVNPTLLTGLTQLCKEKPSRPIKWLADWLLQHNPNGPAVNEGEVKEPEACVF